The region TCATTCACTCTCCACCCTCCAgtgcctctctctcttctcccccaccaagggacagagaccttgtctaattcccacctctgtgtcGTCTCCCACAGAGCTCTGTATAGTGTTCTCCACCCAGTAGGCATTTAATACATTCTATTACTCCTACCACCATGGTGTAAGCTGACACAACCAGACCTCCTCTTATCACTACGCCATTTTGTTCCTATCTGTCAGGCTTGCTGACGACGCGATTTTTCTCTCTCGCCCCTGTTTTGGGGTATCGCTTTAGAAAACCATATCACCCTAAACTGGAAGCTTTCATCAGTCACATGGCAAGGGGGACGGAAGGCCTGCTGGACGGCGCCCTGAGCAGCCTGCCTCTCTACCCCAGTCACTCCTTGTGTGAAATGGGAGAACTCACCCAGACAGGTAGGAGCCACTTGCCCATCGACATCTCTGTGGGATCTTGGGTTCCCTTATTTCGGTTTCACGGGTGTACACTCCAAGGGCTGGGCACCTGGACTAGGGAATCTCAGCCGGACATCCAGGCTCCAAGCCTGGCCTGTCATTGATCCCACAACGATTGGTGGAGACCATGTCCTCTCTGCAGCCCATCGCTTCCCGAGACTGTATTCCCCTGCAAGAGAAAGGGCCACAGGGAGCAAACGGATGAGTCCTCTCTGGTTTCAGGAAGCTCTATTTTTGTCAGGAACTAATGGCCAAAATCTAAGACAAGTGCCTCGGGGCACACCTTCAGGAAATCATTCCTGGGACTTTCAAGCTTCCTAATTTATGGAAAACCAGGGGTGTCGATCAGCCCAGTTTGCAGAAATAGGCTCTGGACAAGTGGACGGCGGCTGCAGCAGGGTGGGAGTTGAGAAGTCCCGAACCCCGGGCTGAAGGCCAGGGTCCCAGAAGGCCCTAAGTTGGCCCAGttccctcccgctcccccagAGCCAGGCAGCTTGTGCCAAAAACGGGACCATGCCGGGTGGCAGGACCAGGCAAGAGGATATCTTGAAGAAATGGTTTCTCAATACATAGAGGGAGATGTTTAACTTGAAAAGTTAGGAAAATCCCCAGGGTTTTCCCCGATTGACTGAGCTacattttttgttcattttttttttccttcccctagcCCCGATACTAACCAAAGCTTTCTGTTGTCGTCCACAATAGGGGTCGTGCAGCACTTGCGAAATGGACAGCTGTTACGGGACATTTATTTAAAGAAGCACAGACTCCTCCCCGACGACTGGACGGCCAAGCATCTTTACCTGGAGACGACTGGAAAAAGCCGAACTCTTCAGAGTGGGCTGGCCCTGCTctacagcctcctccctgacttcGACTGGAAGAAGATTAACTTTAGGCACCAGTGGAGCACCATCTTTTGCTCGGGCAATTGCGACTGCCCGATGAGAAACCATTATCTGGAAGAGGAACAGCGGCGCCAGTACAGCTTGCGTGTGAAGAACAGCCTTTTGGAGAAAACCTACGTGGAGATGGCCAGGATAGTCGGCATTCCCACACGGCAGCTGAGAGCCGCCAACCCCATCGATTCCATGCTGTGCCATTTTTGCCACAACGTCAGCTTCCCCTGTACCAAAAATGGCTGCATCGACCTGGAGCACTTTAAGGTGATCAAGACGCATCAGttagaggatgagagagagagacgggaaaAGAAACTGTATTTCAAGTACGCCCGCCTCGCCgcccaccccatcctcaaccaaACGGTGAACCGCCTGCAGCGCATTGCAGAAGGCAGGAAAGAAGAGCTTTTCGTCCTCTATTCCGCCCACGACGTCACCTTGTCGCCGGTCCTCAGTGCCTTGGGGATTTCCGAAGCCAGGTTCCCACGATTCGCTGCCCGACTGGTCTTCGAGCTCTGGCAGGACGGAAAAAACCCCAGTGAACACTTCGTCCGCATCCTCTACAACGGCGTGGATGTCACTTACCGTACCTCTTTCTGCCAGGACCACCATAAGCATTCCAGCAAGCTCATGTGCCCCCTGGAAAACCTGGTCCGATTTGTCAAGAGGGACATGTTCACGGTGTTCAACAGCAGTAGCTACTATGAGGCGTGCCACAAGAGGGAATTTTAAAAGGGAGTCGGTTCGGGTTTCACAAAAGCTGTGTGTGTAGAGGAGGGGTGAATCGACCCTTCCTCCCGTCTTCCAGAGCTTTGTTTCCACCGCTAAGGGTACGCAAAGGTAGCGCTTTTAAAAACCTTTTAGGGTCTTAGTTCTTGTCCGGATGGGTAGTCTTTGTGGAGAAGTAAGTCATTTGCCACGAACCCCGGTTCACCGAGGAACAGTGGTGCACAGTTGCTAACCGGCTTAGCTCGAAAAGGGTGTTGGGGTTTCTTCTTCGGCCAGAGTACCTTTGGGTCACCACAGCACTTTGGTTTGCTCATTGTCTGCCACTCTCCTGAAGTGATTAACATAGACAGCCAGCCCCCGCCCCTCATTCGAATTAATTTGAAATCCTCCCCAAACGAGTTGCCGGTTACAACTGTCCCCAAAGGGAACATCATTCCCGTTCCTCGTCTGCCAGGAGGCGAACTTCTTAGAGCGGCGGATGTTTGGGAAAGGGTCCAACGCGGTCCTGATGCTTTGATTGCACTTTCAGCACTTTCACAACAATCTGAACGTCCGCGAAACCTTGGCATCGGCTCCTCCCGTCTGGGTGGCTGGACACGGAATCCTTAGTTCATAAGGAGTGATAGAGAGCAGTAGCGGGAGAAAGGGAGCCGTAAACCAGAGCCAAGTTTGATGCTAAAATTTTTAGGATATTTAAGTTTTAGTATGTTCGAGGTCATGAAAAACAGACTGTGGTACAACCTAGTTAAAT is a window of Tachyglossus aculeatus isolate mTacAcu1 chromosome 1, mTacAcu1.pri, whole genome shotgun sequence DNA encoding:
- the PXYLP1 gene encoding 2-phosphoxylose phosphatase 1 isoform X2, with translation MTFLMRFLLLVHLIPVTPVKNGMNAKSRKRIMPDPFTEPPVVDPIYEARIYCNIPSIMERSAEGHAPHYFKLVSVHVLIRHGDRYPLYAIPKTKRPDIDCTLMASRKPYHPKLEAFISHMARGTEGLLDGALSSLPLYPSHSLCEMGELTQTGVVQHLRNGQLLRDIYLKKHRLLPDDWTAKHLYLETTGKSRTLQSGLALLYSLLPDFDWKKINFRHQWSTIFCSGNCDCPMRNHYLEEEQRRQYSLRVKNSLLEKTYVEMARIVGIPTRQLRAANPIDSMLCHFCHNVSFPCTKNGCIDLEHFKVIKTHQLEDERERREKKLYFKYARLAAHPILNQTVNRLQRIAEGRKEELFVLYSAHDVTLSPVLSALGISEARFPRFAARLVFELWQDGKNPSEHFVRILYNGVDVTYRTSFCQDHHKHSSKLMCPLENLVRFVKRDMFTVFNSSSYYEACHKREF
- the PXYLP1 gene encoding 2-phosphoxylose phosphatase 1 isoform X1 — translated: MLFRNRFLLLLALAALLAFLSISLQFFHLIPVTPVKNGMNAKSRKRIMPDPFTEPPVVDPIYEARIYCNIPSIMERSAEGHAPHYFKLVSVHVLIRHGDRYPLYAIPKTKRPDIDCTLMASRKPYHPKLEAFISHMARGTEGLLDGALSSLPLYPSHSLCEMGELTQTGVVQHLRNGQLLRDIYLKKHRLLPDDWTAKHLYLETTGKSRTLQSGLALLYSLLPDFDWKKINFRHQWSTIFCSGNCDCPMRNHYLEEEQRRQYSLRVKNSLLEKTYVEMARIVGIPTRQLRAANPIDSMLCHFCHNVSFPCTKNGCIDLEHFKVIKTHQLEDERERREKKLYFKYARLAAHPILNQTVNRLQRIAEGRKEELFVLYSAHDVTLSPVLSALGISEARFPRFAARLVFELWQDGKNPSEHFVRILYNGVDVTYRTSFCQDHHKHSSKLMCPLENLVRFVKRDMFTVFNSSSYYEACHKREF